In Paenibacillus sp. FSL M7-0420, a single genomic region encodes these proteins:
- a CDS encoding polysaccharide deacetylase family protein, with amino-acid sequence MRTATRLTAAVLAALALMHSPSDLALGSPNKAKNRYYYEERGDMIWEVRTSQKVIALTFDDGPDPLETDGILEVLHEYQAKCTFFAIGKRIAAYPDVARRVINEGHELANHTYNHVYFKRPVSGEQIQEELALTEKEIMKISGRHSSLFRPPGGMYDETLIDVSNSMGLKPVLWSWHQDTRDWNRPGVWNISSRVIRNAKSGDIVLFHDHVHGPSQTKEALKIILPELKKQGFRFVTVSELIELSDVQQAKTDRHMTY; translated from the coding sequence ATGAGAACAGCCACCCGATTGACCGCCGCAGTTCTTGCCGCACTGGCGCTGATGCACAGCCCTTCCGATCTGGCGCTGGGCAGTCCGAACAAAGCAAAAAACCGCTACTACTATGAGGAGCGCGGCGATATGATCTGGGAAGTGCGAACCAGCCAGAAGGTGATTGCGCTGACCTTCGATGACGGCCCGGACCCCCTGGAGACGGACGGCATTCTGGAGGTGCTGCATGAGTATCAAGCGAAATGCACGTTTTTTGCGATTGGCAAACGGATCGCCGCTTATCCTGATGTCGCCAGACGCGTGATTAATGAAGGACATGAGCTGGCGAACCATACCTACAACCATGTCTATTTCAAAAGGCCGGTCTCCGGGGAGCAGATTCAGGAGGAGCTTGCGCTGACGGAGAAGGAAATTATGAAGATATCCGGCAGACACAGCAGCCTGTTCAGACCGCCGGGCGGCATGTATGACGAGACGCTGATCGATGTGTCCAACAGCATGGGCCTGAAGCCCGTGCTGTGGTCCTGGCATCAGGACACCCGCGACTGGAACCGCCCCGGCGTCTGGAACATCTCAAGCCGGGTGATCCGCAATGCCAAGAGCGGCGATATTGTCCTGTTCCACGACCATGTCCACGGGCCCTCGCAGACGAAGGAAGCACTGAAGATTATTCTGCCTGAGCTGAAGAAGCAAGGCTTCCGGTTTGTTACCGTCTCGGAGCTGATTGAGTTATCCGATGTGCAGCAGGCGAAGACAGACCGGCATATGACCTATTAG
- a CDS encoding D-2-hydroxyacid dehydrogenase — protein sequence MTKSIVCMQQLSSAQQELIRTAAPEYTLTLGDSRNPDLELLSSAEIIIGWGKGIRDTVLRQGSPLRWVQAWSAGVEKLPLEALKEREIQLTNASGVHAEPITAVILSFMLMFTRNMHTAIRNQQNRRWHSDGQESELTGKTIVIAGTGAIGSETARIAKAFRMKTIGVSRSGRPVDGFDQIFTTGELKNAVREADFVVNTLPLTDETRGLFDAEVFSACKQGAYYINIGRGVTTHTDDLIAALNSGQLAGAGLDVFETEPLPEDHPLWGMEQVIITPHCAGVTDRYADRVVDIFVENMKAYLESGKPSRNLVDYSRQY from the coding sequence ATGACTAAATCCATCGTTTGTATGCAGCAGCTGTCCTCTGCTCAACAGGAGCTGATCCGCACCGCTGCACCAGAGTACACCCTTACCCTTGGAGATTCCAGGAACCCTGATCTGGAGCTGCTCTCCAGCGCAGAGATTATTATCGGCTGGGGCAAAGGCATCCGGGACACCGTGCTGCGCCAGGGCTCGCCGCTCCGCTGGGTACAAGCCTGGTCCGCCGGAGTAGAGAAGCTTCCGCTGGAAGCCCTGAAGGAACGCGAAATTCAGCTGACGAACGCCAGCGGCGTGCATGCGGAACCGATTACTGCTGTCATCCTCAGCTTCATGCTGATGTTCACGCGGAATATGCACACAGCCATCCGTAACCAGCAGAACCGCCGCTGGCACTCGGACGGACAGGAGAGCGAGCTGACCGGCAAGACGATTGTTATCGCCGGAACCGGCGCCATCGGCAGCGAGACTGCCAGAATCGCCAAAGCCTTCCGGATGAAGACGATCGGAGTCAGCCGCTCCGGGCGACCGGTGGACGGCTTCGACCAGATCTTCACCACCGGGGAGCTGAAGAACGCCGTCCGCGAGGCGGACTTCGTGGTCAACACGCTGCCGCTCACCGACGAAACGCGCGGGCTGTTCGATGCTGAGGTCTTCTCCGCCTGCAAGCAGGGGGCATATTATATTAATATCGGCCGTGGAGTGACCACGCATACGGATGACCTGATCGCTGCACTGAACAGCGGCCAGCTGGCCGGTGCGGGCCTCGATGTCTTCGAGACCGAGCCGCTGCCGGAGGACCACCCGCTCTGGGGCATGGAGCAGGTCATCATCACCCCTCACTGTGCCGGGGTAACCGACCGCTATGCCGACCGGGTGGTCGACATCTTCGTGGAGAACATGAAAGCCTACCTGGAATCCGGCAAGCCTTCGCGCAACCTGGTGGATTATAGCCGCCAGTATTAG
- a CDS encoding methyl-accepting chemotaxis protein, which yields MGIGQRLKDWLGKGRNEAGKKQQAKLSSGRKSIGFKIASGYAALAVFVLISGGVSLYQMNGMQKNTGKVINHIIPELNKIHNVNYLTEHVMALSLQHILSTDSADKNALAEERSKFIGKVADTFKEYKANLKGDQELKQLQSLVGKWGEFLTVNNQAILLSSSNDEKLALEVSQKGIDAFNSMQVDLDALVAHSQKDAENEGEISTSIFNTAGRMNIATVLIVLVVIGVVNMVIRRTIINPLKRVTSQLQQISSGDLTAEETMIRNKDEIGLLAKTVNETNRTLLEMVSRIRDVSRIIGEQGDVLMHTIADTKEGSSQIALTMEELATASGSQAEAAVDASKAVEELNTLIENFAGRGTDLSNHSEQVRQKGEKGRALMESSVAQMNEIADAVSQSMDTVEELNRKNEGIFHLVGSIRSISEQTHLLAINAAIEAARAGDSGRGFAVVAQEVRKLSEDVQRTVSEITEITQGIQLDSRTMVEQLRGGVAKTEQGSRQIVETGDALAEINGSVRMMAVTIDEMSQDLQQMTGASETMNEFSQHISALSQQAAAGVEETSASAHEQLSSTTAVANGIAELKLLLTELRESVTRFKV from the coding sequence GTGGGGATAGGTCAGCGACTGAAGGATTGGTTAGGAAAAGGGAGGAATGAAGCAGGCAAGAAGCAGCAGGCGAAGCTGTCCAGCGGCAGAAAAAGCATCGGCTTCAAGATCGCTTCCGGTTATGCGGCTCTGGCTGTATTCGTTCTGATCAGCGGCGGGGTATCGCTCTATCAAATGAACGGTATGCAGAAGAACACCGGGAAAGTCATTAATCACATCATTCCCGAGCTGAACAAAATTCACAATGTCAACTATCTGACAGAGCATGTTATGGCACTCAGCCTGCAGCATATCCTGAGCACTGACAGCGCGGACAAAAACGCCCTTGCGGAAGAGCGGTCCAAATTCATCGGCAAAGTAGCGGATACTTTTAAGGAATATAAAGCCAATCTGAAAGGAGATCAGGAGCTGAAGCAATTACAGTCGCTCGTCGGAAAATGGGGCGAGTTCCTGACTGTCAACAATCAGGCGATTCTGCTCAGCAGCTCCAATGACGAGAAATTGGCCCTTGAGGTATCGCAGAAGGGGATTGACGCTTTTAATTCCATGCAGGTGGATCTGGATGCGCTGGTAGCGCACAGCCAGAAGGATGCTGAGAATGAGGGGGAAATATCTACAAGTATTTTCAATACCGCCGGGAGAATGAATATTGCGACTGTGTTGATTGTCCTTGTCGTTATCGGTGTGGTTAATATGGTTATCCGCAGAACGATCATCAATCCGCTGAAGAGGGTAACTTCGCAGCTGCAGCAGATCTCAAGCGGGGATCTGACGGCGGAAGAGACGATGATCCGCAACAAGGACGAGATTGGCCTGCTGGCCAAGACGGTGAATGAAACGAACCGCACGCTGCTGGAAATGGTCAGCCGGATCAGAGATGTATCAAGGATCATTGGGGAGCAGGGCGATGTGTTAATGCATACCATTGCGGATACGAAGGAAGGCAGCAGCCAGATCGCGCTGACGATGGAAGAGCTGGCCACAGCGTCCGGAAGCCAGGCCGAAGCAGCGGTGGATGCCTCCAAGGCGGTGGAGGAGCTGAATACGTTAATTGAGAATTTTGCCGGCAGAGGTACCGATCTCTCCAATCATTCAGAGCAGGTACGGCAAAAGGGTGAAAAGGGCCGGGCGCTCATGGAAAGCTCCGTGGCGCAGATGAACGAGATTGCCGATGCGGTCTCGCAGTCCATGGATACCGTAGAAGAGCTGAACCGCAAGAATGAAGGCATCTTCCATCTGGTAGGCTCCATCCGGAGCATCTCGGAGCAGACTCATCTGCTGGCGATCAATGCCGCCATTGAAGCCGCACGGGCCGGAGACAGCGGACGCGGCTTCGCGGTTGTCGCACAGGAGGTGCGGAAGCTGTCAGAGGATGTTCAGCGGACGGTCTCCGAGATTACAGAGATTACGCAGGGCATCCAGCTCGACTCCAGAACCATGGTAGAGCAGCTGCGCGGCGGGGTAGCCAAGACGGAGCAAGGCAGCCGGCAGATTGTCGAGACCGGTGATGCGCTGGCTGAGATCAACGGCTCGGTCCGCATGATGGCGGTGACTATCGACGAGATGAGCCAGGATCTGCAGCAAATGACCGGTGCCAGCGAGACCATGAACGAGTTCAGCCAGCATATCTCGGCACTCTCCCAGCAAGCGGCGGCCGGTGTCGAAGAGACCTCTGCTTCTGCGCATGAGCAGCTCAGCTCGACCACCGCTGTAGCTAACGGCATCGCGGAGCTGAAGCTGCTGCTTACGGAGCTCCGGGAGTCGGTGACCCGCTTTAAGGTGTGA
- a CDS encoding AraC family transcriptional regulator: MLSTIPQAAFRLERLFFSSVHSYYGRFAEGDALPRRTLHHHALCYVTEGKGQIILNGGLLTANKGDLFLLLPETSVEGKALTAEPLRYMIIFFSCIQLRKDHRHQELHPPVFPVNGKLEAPGHPRAAEISRQMTSFHRTRNPEDIMHAKYRLQRLLALLLQPSKRMVQGKAVGMDTVLAHMKNNYNQELKVGQLALMAGLSTNHFIRAFKQLTEKTPMAYLLEERIKRAKQLLFSSERVKQIAKEVGYKDEHYFSRVFKKSEGVAPASYLKNNHIRIAVLYYGLDDYLMTLGLTPVAALSYRERVSRNYSLPHPGVLEQEIVRLNGSRLNYEELARVRPDLIIGSDRLLPGELLESIAPTVVLEHTDNVEQQLSRLSRILGREQQADDWMNRYAEQKHLLRSRLEAQNVLPTVSFIRVSSEFYRLYGASNQTGTLLYQDLGLRPPHSTPEQTGAVDFEIHELPRYNPGTIFLAADPTLESRQRLEALLSSREWSSLDAVKHSRVFDAGDLLFKTLGPSGRKWAMSYVASRIGRRDDRIIHGNTGL, translated from the coding sequence ATGTTATCCACAATACCGCAGGCAGCATTCAGGCTGGAGCGCTTGTTTTTTTCAAGCGTACACAGCTATTACGGAAGATTTGCAGAAGGGGACGCTTTGCCCCGAAGGACCCTTCACCACCATGCCCTGTGTTATGTAACAGAAGGTAAGGGGCAGATTATCCTAAATGGGGGGCTGCTTACGGCGAATAAAGGAGACCTCTTTTTGTTGTTGCCCGAAACTTCAGTGGAAGGCAAAGCGCTGACGGCAGAACCGCTGCGTTATATGATCATTTTCTTCTCCTGTATACAGCTTCGTAAGGATCACAGGCACCAGGAGCTCCATCCTCCGGTATTTCCGGTTAACGGGAAGCTTGAAGCACCCGGCCATCCACGGGCTGCAGAGATCAGCCGGCAAATGACCTCCTTTCACCGTACCCGTAATCCGGAGGATATCATGCACGCCAAATACCGTCTGCAGCGGCTGCTCGCGTTGCTGCTTCAACCAAGTAAGCGAATGGTGCAGGGCAAGGCTGTAGGGATGGATACTGTGCTCGCCCACATGAAGAACAACTACAACCAAGAGCTTAAAGTTGGGCAACTGGCTCTAATGGCAGGCTTAAGCACCAATCATTTTATCAGAGCGTTCAAGCAGCTTACAGAAAAGACACCTATGGCCTATTTGCTGGAGGAACGGATAAAAAGGGCTAAGCAGCTGCTCTTCTCTTCCGAACGGGTCAAGCAGATCGCCAAGGAAGTGGGCTATAAGGACGAGCATTATTTCAGCCGGGTGTTCAAAAAATCGGAAGGCGTGGCACCGGCCAGCTACCTCAAAAACAATCATATCCGTATTGCTGTTCTCTACTATGGTCTGGATGATTACCTGATGACACTTGGACTGACGCCAGTGGCTGCGCTGTCTTACCGGGAACGGGTGTCAAGAAATTATAGCCTCCCCCACCCGGGTGTGCTGGAGCAGGAAATTGTCCGCCTGAACGGTTCCCGGTTGAATTATGAAGAGCTGGCACGGGTGAGGCCTGATCTGATTATCGGGAGCGACCGGCTGTTACCAGGCGAGTTGCTGGAGTCCATCGCACCCACGGTTGTCCTTGAGCATACCGATAATGTGGAGCAGCAGTTGTCCCGGTTGTCCCGTATTCTGGGCAGAGAGCAGCAGGCTGACGACTGGATGAACCGCTACGCAGAGCAGAAGCACCTCCTTAGATCACGGCTGGAAGCACAGAATGTACTGCCCACGGTTTCTTTTATCAGAGTCAGCTCTGAATTCTACCGCCTGTACGGTGCCTCCAATCAGACAGGAACTCTCCTATACCAAGATCTTGGACTACGCCCGCCCCACTCAACCCCTGAGCAGACAGGAGCAGTGGATTTCGAGATTCATGAGCTTCCCCGGTATAACCCGGGAACCATCTTTTTGGCTGCGGACCCTACCCTGGAATCGAGACAACGGCTGGAAGCACTGCTCTCGTCCAGAGAATGGTCTTCACTGGATGCAGTGAAGCACTCCCGGGTATTCGATGCCGGAGATCTGTTGTTCAAAACACTCGGACCCTCAGGCAGAAAGTGGGCCATGTCCTATGTTGCATCCCGGATTGGCAGGCGGGACGATAGAATTATCCACGGCAACACAGGGTTATAA
- the thpR gene encoding RNA 2',3'-cyclic phosphodiesterase encodes MSQLDPEQEVERLFVAVPLPDTLLEYLKNESARVSSALKFARWTHFKDFHITLQFLGDTPRENIPPLYEALRKVARSSKGFQLKLGEWGTFGLPDSPRVLWAGVSGELEPLKELQHKVVSATLPLGYTPEMRTYNPHLTVARKYRGEDPFTLERLENLRMVTPPADQLLPDIGWTVDAFVVYATRMHAIPMYEMTEKFSFFST; translated from the coding sequence ATGAGCCAATTGGACCCGGAGCAAGAAGTGGAGCGCCTGTTCGTTGCGGTGCCGCTGCCTGATACGCTGCTTGAATATCTGAAGAATGAGTCTGCCCGTGTGTCGTCCGCACTTAAATTTGCCAGATGGACACATTTCAAAGATTTCCATATTACGCTTCAATTTCTTGGAGATACCCCCAGGGAAAATATTCCACCTCTATATGAGGCACTCCGGAAGGTTGCGCGTTCAAGTAAAGGCTTTCAATTAAAGCTCGGCGAATGGGGCACCTTCGGTCTTCCAGACTCGCCAAGAGTGCTCTGGGCCGGGGTTTCCGGCGAATTGGAGCCGCTGAAGGAGCTGCAGCACAAGGTGGTTTCTGCGACCCTTCCCCTAGGCTACACTCCAGAGATGCGAACGTACAATCCCCATTTGACTGTAGCACGCAAATATCGCGGAGAAGATCCGTTTACGCTGGAGCGGCTGGAAAATTTACGGATGGTGACCCCGCCTGCGGATCAATTACTTCCAGACATAGGCTGGACGGTAGATGCTTTTGTGGTGTATGCTACCAGGATGCATGCCATTCCTATGTATGAAATGACTGAAAAATTTTCATTTTTCTCAACATAA
- a CDS encoding cell wall hydrolase, with the protein MLIFKQSRYIALLVGVILVSFSAISLMNPEGTAATGENVIEMGKLKSASHQSVEQLLPQAASVLHRTSHSAENSTPMLYTTAAKPVHTWTRTVSAGWLSPEKLQRKDAVKPASIVTKPKVTVVKASPPVAQAPKIAATGTKSVKPSKAVTQQHPPATLFFSRTKLLPKEQQAEATWSYAVSGEDLHLLQKIVMAEAEGEPYKGKVAVANVVLNRLRSANFPDTIREVIYQKRQFSPVANGRLKRVKPNADSIKAVNAALMGVKEVTDDTYFFLSLTLAQDLTVHHSRTLAKTIGNHTFYK; encoded by the coding sequence ATGTTGATTTTCAAACAGAGCCGCTATATTGCGCTGCTGGTTGGTGTAATCCTAGTGTCTTTCTCAGCGATAAGTTTGATGAACCCCGAAGGAACTGCTGCTACCGGGGAGAATGTAATAGAAATGGGTAAGCTGAAGTCTGCAAGCCATCAATCGGTAGAGCAGCTTCTTCCGCAAGCCGCATCCGTCCTGCACAGGACAAGCCATTCAGCCGAAAATAGTACACCCATGCTATACACCACAGCTGCCAAACCGGTTCATACCTGGACCCGCACGGTGAGTGCAGGATGGTTAAGTCCCGAGAAGCTGCAGCGCAAGGACGCTGTCAAGCCTGCTTCTATTGTGACTAAGCCTAAGGTAACTGTGGTGAAAGCATCGCCGCCAGTGGCGCAAGCGCCCAAGATCGCGGCAACGGGGACGAAGAGTGTTAAACCAAGCAAGGCTGTAACTCAGCAACATCCCCCCGCAACATTGTTCTTCTCCCGGACCAAGCTACTACCCAAGGAGCAGCAAGCTGAAGCTACCTGGAGCTACGCCGTATCCGGAGAAGACCTGCATCTGCTGCAAAAAATCGTCATGGCAGAGGCAGAAGGCGAACCGTACAAGGGCAAGGTGGCAGTTGCCAACGTTGTTCTAAACCGGCTGCGGTCAGCCAATTTTCCCGACACAATCAGAGAAGTCATCTATCAGAAAAGGCAGTTCAGTCCTGTGGCCAACGGGCGTCTTAAACGCGTGAAGCCAAATGCGGACAGTATTAAGGCTGTAAACGCAGCACTTATGGGGGTCAAAGAGGTTACGGATGATACCTATTTCTTCCTGTCGCTGACGCTGGCGCAGGATCTGACCGTGCATCATTCACGGACACTCGCCAAGACCATCGGCAATCATACCTTTTATAAATAA
- a CDS encoding deoxyguanosinetriphosphate triphosphohydrolase family protein, with protein sequence MTLIEQREHRQYPEITKLETSRAAYERDYSRLIHSPTFRRLQGKSQVFGAGTGDYYRTRLTHSLEVAQIAREAAKSLLRSYPEVETGAAENPGLVIDPEVVECAAIAHDFGHPPFGHKGEEVLDSLLEKLVTRKTLEAVAKSGAGPVQQQTIHESMKRKFEHFEGNAHNFRLIMFLEKRENIDGLNLSDAVLLGINKYPFPGTVLKKGMYLHEWEYIHEIRTQWGIPAGKKTLEAQLMDLCDDIAYSAHDLEDGIKAGKIEVHEHFLHDDYIQRLIVEKITTLEDAFWSGWNKSAIRFKVEEVLSSFLRIWKEKMPTCENDYSRTRREVKAYWVSTFVASLGVIGDGDWKKVTFIKEGREDEDMLRTVSVLKSFAWVTMIRDLRVQRLQKRSEWILRRLWEAFLDPETSRSIIPSDWLQRFEKDQKSAKPIWTWEHMVTDYIAGMTDAFAEKIYNELYGLKVGSIYDLD encoded by the coding sequence ATGACACTGATTGAACAAAGAGAGCATAGACAATATCCGGAAATCACGAAGCTGGAGACCTCCAGAGCCGCATATGAACGCGACTATTCGCGTCTGATCCATTCGCCGACCTTCCGGCGGCTGCAGGGCAAATCGCAGGTGTTCGGGGCCGGAACCGGGGATTACTACCGGACGCGCCTGACCCACTCGCTGGAGGTGGCGCAGATTGCCCGCGAAGCGGCCAAGAGTCTGCTGCGTTCTTACCCGGAAGTAGAGACAGGAGCCGCGGAGAATCCGGGCCTGGTCATTGATCCCGAGGTAGTGGAATGTGCGGCAATCGCCCATGACTTCGGACATCCCCCATTTGGGCATAAGGGAGAAGAGGTGCTGGACAGCCTGCTGGAGAAGCTGGTTACCCGCAAGACGCTAGAGGCAGTGGCCAAGTCAGGCGCAGGTCCGGTTCAGCAGCAGACGATACATGAGAGCATGAAGCGCAAATTTGAGCATTTTGAAGGCAACGCCCATAACTTCCGCCTGATCATGTTCCTGGAGAAGCGCGAGAATATCGACGGTCTGAACCTCTCGGACGCGGTGCTGCTGGGCATTAACAAATATCCTTTTCCCGGGACGGTGCTGAAGAAGGGGATGTATCTGCATGAATGGGAGTATATCCATGAGATCCGCACCCAGTGGGGAATTCCGGCCGGCAAAAAGACGCTGGAAGCGCAGCTGATGGACCTGTGTGACGATATTGCTTATTCGGCGCATGATCTGGAGGACGGCATCAAGGCCGGTAAGATTGAGGTACATGAGCATTTCCTGCATGACGACTATATTCAGCGGCTGATTGTCGAGAAGATCACTACGCTTGAGGATGCGTTCTGGTCCGGCTGGAACAAGTCGGCGATCCGCTTCAAGGTGGAGGAGGTGCTGAGTTCATTCCTGCGGATCTGGAAGGAGAAGATGCCTACCTGTGAGAATGACTATTCCCGCACCCGCCGTGAAGTCAAGGCCTATTGGGTCAGTACCTTTGTCGCCAGTCTCGGCGTGATCGGGGACGGGGACTGGAAGAAGGTTACCTTCATTAAGGAAGGCAGGGAGGATGAGGACATGCTGCGGACCGTCAGTGTGCTCAAAAGCTTCGCCTGGGTAACGATGATCCGCGATTTGCGCGTACAGCGTCTGCAGAAACGGAGCGAGTGGATACTGCGGCGGCTGTGGGAGGCGTTCCTTGATCCCGAGACGTCCCGGAGTATTATCCCTTCGGACTGGCTGCAGCGGTTCGAGAAGGATCAGAAGTCGGCCAAGCCGATCTGGACCTGGGAGCATATGGTGACCGATTATATCGCCGGAATGACCGACGCTTTTGCCGAGAAAATCTACAATGAGCTGTACGGGCTGAAGGTCGGTTCGATTTACGATCTGGATTAG
- a CDS encoding helix-turn-helix transcriptional regulator, with protein sequence MTENTSYTTEEIARLLKISKLKVYDLIKKGELPSYRVGKQMRVDLSDLERYKQNSRNSGPSAHPLPGGGLSEAALPQAQPSQQTGPLFAAPYQAFASPPPHSMKSSGVHVVITGQDMSLDILATHLERTLPSTRPLRSYAGSLDSLIAMYQGESDIVSTHLLDGDSGEYNLPYIRKLLVGFSYIVVHLLTRSAGFYVQKGNPLGIRSWGDLRQDGLTLINRERGSGARVLLDEQLRLHGIPTSRLNGYINEENSHLAVASLVARGGADVGIGTEKAARIIDGIDFIPLIRERYDLVMVKKPENEAWINAILDILRSESFRSELSSIHSYDLSETGNIIYET encoded by the coding sequence ATGACCGAGAATACTTCCTATACAACCGAGGAAATCGCCCGGCTGCTCAAAATCTCCAAGCTCAAGGTCTATGATCTCATTAAAAAGGGCGAGCTGCCCTCTTACCGTGTCGGCAAGCAGATGCGGGTTGACCTCTCTGATCTGGAGAGGTACAAGCAGAATTCCCGCAACAGCGGGCCTTCTGCCCATCCGCTGCCCGGGGGCGGGCTGTCTGAAGCTGCATTGCCTCAGGCGCAGCCATCGCAGCAGACGGGCCCCCTGTTCGCCGCGCCTTATCAGGCCTTCGCCTCCCCTCCGCCACACAGCATGAAGAGCAGCGGTGTACATGTAGTCATTACCGGTCAGGATATGTCACTTGATATTCTGGCGACCCATCTGGAGCGGACCCTGCCCTCCACCCGCCCGCTCCGTTCCTATGCGGGCAGTCTGGACAGCCTCATTGCCATGTATCAGGGCGAATCAGATATTGTCAGTACCCATCTGCTGGATGGCGATAGCGGCGAATATAACCTGCCCTATATCCGCAAGCTGCTCGTAGGCTTCTCCTATATTGTAGTGCATCTGCTAACACGCAGCGCAGGCTTCTATGTGCAAAAGGGCAATCCGCTGGGCATCCGCAGTTGGGGGGACCTCCGGCAGGACGGGCTAACGCTGATCAACCGTGAGCGCGGCTCCGGTGCCCGGGTGCTGCTGGATGAACAGCTGCGCCTGCACGGAATTCCGACCTCCCGCTTGAACGGATACATTAATGAAGAGAACAGCCATCTGGCAGTAGCCAGCCTGGTGGCGAGAGGCGGGGCGGACGTGGGCATCGGCACCGAGAAAGCCGCCAGAATCATTGACGGCATCGACTTCATTCCGCTGATCCGGGAGCGCTACGATCTGGTCATGGTGAAGAAGCCGGAGAATGAAGCCTGGATTAACGCCATTCTGGATATTCTGCGCTCGGAGTCCTTCCGCAGTGAGCTAAGCTCGATTCACAGCTATGACCTGAGCGAGACAGGCAATATTATTTACGAGACTTGA
- a CDS encoding iron-siderophore ABC transporter substrate-binding protein, giving the protein MNRMKSIQVMLLAVLLLILAACSNTAGQPASGEQSPAASQTRDPAAAEPGTRTITHLKGESVIPAKIEKIVVLSAEYIDHLLTIGEKPSGVNTEVRYGGEYLPYMADKLQGVQTVGSADNPNLEAITLLDPDVILIESRTAENKYEQLNKIAPTIVLGNEWLDYGDDTSFWTKDLLTIAEMYDKTDMAKEKIAELEQKTVQASEKIKALDNKKLAYLRVREKTLQVYAQQGHPTNALLYQDLGFEPAALTPEEQRADLSLEKIPELGADFIVLEVDSNARDFLDNMQASALWKNIPAVQGGKVHETDSFWLFKGWGVIGRGEIIDEIMAWLEQ; this is encoded by the coding sequence ATGAATCGAATGAAATCCATCCAGGTCATGCTCCTTGCCGTTCTGCTGCTGATACTGGCCGCTTGCAGCAATACAGCGGGACAACCGGCCTCCGGGGAACAGAGTCCCGCCGCTTCCCAAACCAGGGACCCGGCGGCTGCAGAACCGGGCACACGCACGATTACCCACCTTAAGGGAGAATCCGTGATTCCGGCCAAAATCGAAAAAATCGTTGTTCTCTCGGCAGAGTACATAGATCATCTGTTGACTATCGGAGAGAAGCCCTCCGGTGTGAACACCGAGGTCCGGTACGGAGGAGAGTATCTTCCCTATATGGCTGACAAGCTGCAGGGGGTACAAACTGTAGGTTCGGCGGATAATCCCAACCTTGAGGCCATTACCTTGCTTGATCCGGATGTGATTCTTATTGAGAGCCGGACGGCCGAGAATAAGTATGAGCAACTGAACAAAATCGCCCCTACCATCGTTCTTGGAAATGAATGGCTTGATTATGGCGACGATACTTCCTTTTGGACCAAGGATCTGCTAACCATTGCCGAGATGTATGACAAGACGGATATGGCGAAGGAAAAAATTGCCGAACTGGAACAGAAAACGGTCCAGGCCAGTGAGAAAATTAAAGCGCTGGACAACAAAAAACTTGCCTACCTCCGTGTACGTGAGAAGACGCTCCAGGTGTACGCACAACAAGGTCATCCAACCAATGCACTCCTTTACCAGGATCTCGGATTTGAACCTGCCGCACTTACGCCGGAAGAGCAAAGAGCAGATTTATCCTTGGAGAAAATACCGGAGCTGGGGGCAGACTTTATCGTCCTTGAGGTGGATTCCAATGCCCGCGATTTCCTGGACAACATGCAGGCCAGCGCACTCTGGAAGAACATCCCTGCCGTACAGGGAGGAAAGGTTCATGAGACCGATTCCTTCTGGCTCTTTAAGGGCTGGGGAGTGATCGGCCGGGGTGAAATTATTGATGAAATCATGGCATGGCTGGAGCAATGA